From Actinomyces procaprae:
TGGCAGGAGACGGTGATGGCGGCCTCGGGGTTGCCTTCCAGCAGGGAGGCGACGGCGCGGCCTATCGGCCTAGTGGGGGTGTGGCAGGCGACTACGACGTCCACCTGCGTACCGGGCGGTGCCTCGGTGCTCCCCAGGTCGGTGCGCTCAACGGTGTTGGGGCCGAGCCGACGGCGTCCGGCGGCGGGCAGGGCGAGTGTTTCGTGCACGTGCGTTACCCCCGAGGCTCGTCACCGGGCCAAGTCCCACCCCGGGGGGCGAGCAGGTCGCGGTAGGCGGTGTTGTAGCCGCGGGCGGCGGCGGCGGTGGAGAAGCGGTCGCCGATGGTTGCGGCGATGGCCTGGGCGGGCACGTCCGCGGTGGCGGCGTCGAGCTCGGCCACCGCATCGGCCCACCTGGCCACGTCGCGGGTGTCCACCAGGCGCGAGTAGGCGGGGTCCAGGTATTCGCTCTGACCGCCCTTCGCACCGGTCACCACGGGGCGGCCGGCAATGACCGCCTCGGCCACGGCGATGAAGAAGTTGTCTGACCGGGTGGGCGCCAAGAGCAGGTCGGCCTCCGCGAGCGCGGCGCGCACGCCCACGGCATCCAGGGTTCCGGTGAGGGTAATGCGTCCGGCCAGGTCGGGCGCGGCGGCGCGCTCGGTGACGGCGCCGCGCAGGGGCCCCTCCCCCACCCAGGTCAGGCGGGCGTCCAGGCCACGACGCACGAGCTCAGCCACAACCTCGAGGGCCAGCAGCGGGTCCTTACGGTCGATGAGTCCGCCCACACTCACCAGGGACAACGCACCATCGGTCCGCTCCCGCCGGGCGGCAGCCGGGTAGGGCTCGACGATGCACGGGACCACTCGGGTGTCG
This genomic window contains:
- a CDS encoding glycosyltransferase; this translates as MRVLAVTTWFPTAVAPSRGSFVVNNLHAIGRAHELRVIHLVSPGDDDGTRQQVHEGIRVRRVPMNPQSPAEVARAARAVSAALRSDSFTPQILHTMAASALEPAALLRPQLPWIHTEHWSALTAPETLGTAGRAALPAVRRLLRLPGIVTTDSQFLADGVRRGRGSRDTRVVPCIVEPYPAAARRERTDGALSLVSVGGLIDRKDPLLALEVVAELVRRGLDARLTWVGEGPLRGAVTERAAAPDLAGRITLTGTLDAVGVRAALAEADLLLAPTRSDNFFIAVAEAVIAGRPVVTGAKGGQSEYLDPAYSRLVDTRDVARWADAVAELDAATADVPAQAIAATIGDRFSTAAAARGYNTAYRDLLAPRGGTWPGDEPRG